In one Streptomyces sp. T12 genomic region, the following are encoded:
- a CDS encoding TerD family protein yields the protein MTAELVRGQNHPLSQARLEIRVSAGTPIVAAATLGDEQGRIHGVEWVAHPGAPTLPGLEVSRQAAADHRLAVDLDAMPEAVHRVSVLLALPTGVAGPTRFGAVATPFVAVTGLDGTEVASYSITGLEAESAVVALELYRRQGAWKVRAIGQGYAGGLADLFTDQGLPEARQLAGGINDAVAQGVARSVPAPPPRPDGDRSRQAAAPALGADQGGPAPQGAADPVPPQPTSPYGTQTPGVPGQSTPQPNSPYGTQPSGVPGQSAQQPSYQSGTGATDPAQPSAPTSGGPIDYSHPRRQNAAPPPPPPTAPPAQPGQPAQPVAGDATGWSMDERLYNQVWGMFEDLARTTAAYRSAVDFADSRMEKELDQVLSDPRSRIGGQGDAAREAAQAKHAELVNQARATLDRDLTQLTAESEVVEPALPAAYARWDNPVWHGYRVPMEIPMALRLGDLHLPESAQLRIPMLVRLPLERGLWIDSGRGGSLDGSFTDSHDLRRLAMETAVAHTARLLAVYPAGEFTVHVMDPAGSGAQALVPLVQTGVLAAPPAVGAAGVADVLARLTQRVDLVQMAVRGGAPDSLPPGFDTSEQLLIVNDFPHGFDDRAVNQLRYLADEGPAVGVHLMMVADREEAAAYGPLLDPLWRSLLRLTPVPDDHLADPWVGHAWTYEPPLVPPGSQVLQQVLTQVAAARAKYR from the coding sequence ATGACGGCCGAGCTGGTGCGGGGGCAGAACCACCCGCTCTCCCAGGCCCGTCTGGAGATCCGGGTCTCGGCCGGCACGCCGATCGTGGCCGCAGCCACGCTCGGTGACGAGCAGGGCCGGATCCACGGCGTCGAATGGGTGGCGCACCCCGGCGCCCCCACCCTGCCCGGCCTCGAGGTCTCCCGGCAGGCGGCCGCCGACCATCGCCTCGCGGTGGACCTGGACGCCATGCCGGAAGCCGTCCACCGTGTCAGTGTGCTGCTCGCCCTGCCCACCGGGGTCGCCGGTCCGACCCGGTTCGGCGCCGTCGCCACCCCCTTCGTCGCGGTCACCGGCCTCGACGGCACCGAGGTCGCCTCCTACAGCATCACCGGCCTGGAGGCCGAGTCGGCCGTCGTCGCCCTGGAGCTCTACCGCCGCCAGGGTGCCTGGAAGGTGCGCGCCATCGGCCAGGGCTACGCCGGCGGCCTCGCCGACCTCTTCACCGACCAGGGCCTGCCCGAGGCCCGGCAACTCGCCGGCGGCATCAACGACGCGGTGGCCCAGGGCGTGGCCCGCTCGGTGCCGGCACCCCCGCCCCGGCCGGACGGCGACCGCTCCCGGCAGGCGGCCGCTCCGGCACTCGGCGCGGATCAGGGCGGTCCCGCACCGCAGGGCGCCGCCGACCCCGTACCGCCGCAGCCGACGTCGCCCTACGGCACCCAGACGCCTGGTGTGCCCGGGCAGTCCACACCGCAGCCGAACTCCCCGTACGGCACCCAGCCGTCCGGCGTACCGGGCCAGTCCGCGCAGCAGCCGTCGTACCAGAGCGGAACCGGCGCCACCGATCCCGCCCAGCCGTCCGCGCCCACGTCCGGCGGCCCGATCGACTACAGCCACCCGCGCCGCCAGAACGCGGCTCCGCCGCCGCCCCCGCCGACCGCGCCCCCGGCCCAGCCCGGGCAGCCCGCGCAGCCGGTCGCGGGTGACGCCACCGGCTGGTCCATGGACGAGCGGCTCTACAACCAGGTGTGGGGCATGTTCGAGGACCTGGCCCGCACGACCGCCGCCTACCGCAGCGCGGTCGACTTCGCCGACTCGCGCATGGAGAAGGAGCTCGACCAGGTCCTGTCGGACCCGCGCAGCCGGATCGGCGGACAGGGCGACGCCGCACGCGAGGCGGCCCAGGCCAAGCACGCCGAGCTCGTCAACCAGGCCAGGGCGACGCTCGACCGGGACCTGACCCAGCTCACCGCCGAGTCCGAGGTCGTCGAACCCGCGCTGCCAGCCGCGTACGCGCGCTGGGACAACCCCGTCTGGCACGGCTACCGCGTACCGATGGAGATCCCCATGGCCCTGCGCCTGGGCGACCTCCACCTGCCCGAGAGCGCCCAGCTGCGCATCCCGATGCTGGTCCGGCTGCCGCTGGAGCGGGGCCTGTGGATCGACAGCGGACGCGGCGGATCGCTCGACGGATCGTTCACCGACTCCCACGACCTGCGGCGCCTCGCGATGGAGACGGCCGTGGCGCACACGGCCCGACTGCTCGCCGTCTACCCGGCTGGCGAGTTCACCGTGCACGTCATGGACCCGGCCGGTTCGGGCGCGCAGGCACTCGTACCGCTGGTGCAGACCGGCGTGCTCGCGGCCCCGCCCGCCGTGGGCGCGGCGGGCGTCGCGGACGTCCTCGCGCGGCTCACTCAGCGCGTCGACCTGGTGCAGATGGCGGTGCGCGGCGGAGCACCCGACTCCCTGCCGCCCGGTTTCGACACCTCCGAGCAGCTGCTGATCGTCAATGACTTCCCGCACGGCTTCGACGACCGGGCGGTGAACCAGCTGCGCTACCTGGCCGACGAGGGGCCCGCCGTGGGCGTCCACCTCATGATGGTCGCGGACCGCGAGGAGGCCGCCGCCTACGGCCCGTTGCTCGACCCGCTGTGGCGTTCGCTGCTGCGACTGACCCCGGTCCCGGACGATCACCTCGCCGACCCGTGGGTGGGGCACGCCTGGACGTACGAGCCTCCGCTCGTGCCGCCGGGCAGCCAGGTGCTCCAGCAGGTGCTCACGCAGGTCGCCGCAGCCCGCGCCAAGTACAGGTAA
- a CDS encoding TerD family protein, whose protein sequence is MTVNMTKGQAISLQKNDGGSLTAVRMGLGWQAAPRRGLFGSRTREVDLDASAVLFADKQPVDVVFFRHLVSDDGSVRHTGDNLVGGVGQGGDDEAILVDLARIPVHIDQIVFTVNSFTGQTFQEVQNAFCRLVDETNGQELARYTLAGGGSYTAQIMAKVHRSGPGWTMTALGTPANGRTFQDLMPSILPHL, encoded by the coding sequence GTGACCGTCAACATGACCAAGGGTCAGGCCATCAGTCTGCAGAAGAACGACGGCGGCAGCCTGACCGCGGTGCGCATGGGTCTCGGCTGGCAGGCGGCTCCCCGGCGCGGCCTGTTCGGCTCGCGCACGCGGGAGGTCGACCTCGACGCCTCTGCGGTCCTGTTCGCGGACAAGCAGCCGGTCGACGTCGTCTTCTTCCGCCACCTGGTGAGCGACGACGGCTCGGTCCGCCACACCGGTGACAACCTCGTCGGCGGTGTCGGCCAGGGCGGCGACGACGAGGCGATCCTCGTCGACCTCGCGCGCATCCCGGTCCACATCGACCAGATCGTCTTCACCGTGAACTCCTTCACGGGCCAGACCTTCCAGGAGGTGCAGAACGCGTTCTGCCGCCTGGTCGACGAGACCAACGGTCAGGAGCTGGCCCGCTACACGCTCGCGGGCGGCGGCTCCTACACGGCCCAGATCATGGCGAAGGTGCACCGTTCGGGCCCGGGCTGGACGATGACGGCCCTCGGTACGCCGGCCAACGGCCGCACCTTCCAGGACCTGATGCCGTCGATCCTGCCGCACCTGTAG